The following are encoded in a window of Urocitellus parryii isolate mUroPar1 chromosome 7, mUroPar1.hap1, whole genome shotgun sequence genomic DNA:
- the LOC144255927 gene encoding E3 ubiquitin-protein ligase TTC3-like has translation MNTCESTRVNPRIKITNIEFVHPKGLCAMDSFTDGDFTVVDYALLEDRPYEDDCVYAPKYNMDDHVRVTQLYCEGVGMKYKDYAQSEKHLEFDICNIWCSKPLSVLQDYCDAIKIYIFWPLLFQHQHSSVISRLHPCVETISRASEMSLKKLQYLELM, from the exons atgaacacCTGTGAATCGACCAGAGTTAATCCAAGAATCAAAATAACCAACATTGAATTTGTTCACCCAAAAG GATTGTGTGCCATGGACAGTTTTACTGATGGAGACTTCACTGTGGTGGATTATGCATTGTTGGAAGATAGACCTTACGAAGATGATTGTGTCTATGCTCCTAAATATAACATGGATGACCATGTTCGTGTGACTCAGCTTTACTGTGAAGGAGTG ggtatgAAGTATAAAGATTATGCCCAAAGCGAGAAACATTTAG aatttgaCATCTGCAATATATGGTGTAGTAAACCACTTTCTGTCCTGCAAGATTACTGTGAtgccattaaaatatatatcttctgGCCACTTCTTTTTCAACATCAGCACAGTTCTGTAATATCACGATTACATCCCTGTGTGGAGACCAT TTCTCGTGCCTCTGAGATGAGTTTGAAGAAATTACAATATCTTGAGTTGATGTAA